A stretch of the Planktothricoides raciborskii GIHE-MW2 genome encodes the following:
- a CDS encoding NF038130 family PEP-CTERM protein, with translation MAGLTKKVFIGTSLAAGLSAVVGTPAQALDITFHGSENIKSYTHQDGNLWVDANSSYLTDGDLTTNVELWFDGEDVLDNVGFTATAGTHTVSVESVTAADWSAYGSQWLGDLFANYEPLNNVWPQLNKTVQDMAIGAFTTMGSGDPNIAEFNLDETGAVDIKMAGWYDLNTKLDPIIAQAKTQANSPFFKALVGQAASQALLANISLLETTLDSMGPLQMSEIAKVTINGEVHYAYSFDAVKSGFVAKDDGKSYSGIYSWNHAGIPVESVPEPSTMLGLMAVGGLFAAAKRKSNHNA, from the coding sequence ATGGCAGGATTAACAAAAAAAGTTTTCATCGGTACTTCTCTTGCAGCCGGTCTGAGTGCCGTAGTCGGTACACCCGCACAAGCCCTTGATATTACATTTCATGGGTCAGAAAATATTAAAAGCTACACTCACCAAGATGGCAATCTTTGGGTGGATGCTAACAGCAGCTACCTGACGGATGGCGATCTGACTACTAACGTTGAACTTTGGTTTGATGGCGAAGATGTTTTAGATAATGTAGGGTTTACCGCCACCGCAGGAACCCATACCGTAAGCGTTGAAAGCGTGACCGCTGCTGATTGGAGTGCATACGGATCTCAATGGCTCGGCGATTTATTTGCCAATTATGAACCGCTGAATAATGTTTGGCCACAGTTGAACAAAACCGTTCAGGATATGGCGATCGGGGCTTTTACCACAATGGGTTCTGGCGACCCCAACATTGCTGAGTTTAACCTGGATGAAACCGGCGCCGTGGATATCAAGATGGCGGGTTGGTATGACCTGAATACAAAATTAGATCCGATTATCGCCCAAGCTAAGACTCAGGCTAACAGTCCATTCTTCAAAGCGTTAGTTGGGCAAGCCGCCTCACAAGCACTTTTGGCTAATATCAGTCTGTTAGAGACGACACTTGATAGCATGGGGCCGCTGCAAATGAGTGAAATTGCCAAAGTGACTATCAATGGCGAAGTTCACTATGCTTATAGCTTTGATGCGGTTAAATCTGGCTTCGTAGCCAAAGATGATGGCAAGTCCTACAGTGGGATTTACTCTTGGAACCATGCAGGAATTCCGGTGGAATCAGTTCCCGAACCCTCTACGATGCTGGGTTTGATGGCGGTCGGTG